A part of Crassostrea angulata isolate pt1a10 chromosome 5, ASM2561291v2, whole genome shotgun sequence genomic DNA contains:
- the LOC128185878 gene encoding uncharacterized protein LOC128185878, with protein MYSSKESHNHTGRDRHLWGFNTLDEIQRLGQQTYLRALRNHAAWTASQGQPTVDPRHSNKSQQRTSACPICGNSVEPNHQLDSAFSDVMKMMCQVSQTCQKYYCTSEGEPLNIHDKKHCLRYHSVKHIRTSEAAGRRETNLRDTTRAFSVHGGPSPSAKSTKEGIKCKQHTTFDMAASLSNTRKAKHVRFSPGETVEVQFCA; from the exons atgtacTCAAGCAAG gAATCTCATAACCATACTGGTAGGGATAGACATTTGTGGGGATTTAACACTTTAGATGAGATTCAAAGATTGGGGCAGCAAACATATCTGCGTGCACTAAGAAATCATGCAGCATGGACAGCTTCTCAAGGACAACCAACAGTCGATCCAAGGCATTCGAATAAATCTCAACAAAGAACTTCAGCATGTCCTATCTGTGga AATTCAGTTGAGCCGAACCATCAACTTGATTCTGCTTTTTCTGATGTAATGAAAATGATGTGCCAAGTTTCACAAACTTGTCAG AAATATTACTGCACTTCAGAAGGAGAGCCTTTAAATATTCATGATAAAAAGCACTGCCTGAGATATCACTCAGTCAAACACATCAGAACGTCAGAAGCAGCAGGAAGGAGGGAG ACAAATCTGAGAGATACCACCAGGGCGTTCTCAGTACATGGTGGACCATCACCATCAGCCAAGTCTACAAAAGAGGGCATCAAGTGTAAACAACACACCACATTTGATATGGCCGCTTCCCTATCTAACACTAGGAAAGCTAAACATGTGAGATTTTCCCCTGGAGAAACAGTAGAAGTCCAATTTTGTGCTTAG
- the LOC128185431 gene encoding ankyrin-1-like produces the protein MDEKSLNELIQKGDTKAIEKELNHGLNVDFTFRENSINNEIGGYTLLDVAVSARRKEVVQFLVDHGADVKRSRNWPGATTELIGSFSLQNTCMYSCLVRGDVEIARILIKAGFDVNLQDMRQCSSLWHAADSGNCEMVDTILESPSVNIELHDMTYLRPLHVAALHGNGKIVTHLLRKGANPNALHVFGNTPLIMACKANSYESVHQLLLYGAKVNTGSIYGVTPLSKFLHNPPTLQDLRIFDLLLSAGASVLDTELNEWKQHEHLQIFLDHPQIYDALKQISSTPSSLKILTCKYIRFRIKKCLMKKQADFNIISVLSSLPLPSMLKQELSLELN, from the coding sequence ATGGACGAAAAGTCTCTCAATGAGTTGATCCAGAAAGGCGACACGAAAGCCATTGAAAAGGAATTAAACCACGGGCTTAATGTTGACTTCACATTTAGGGAGAatagcataaataatgaaattggaGGGTACACTTTGCTTGATGTTGCGGTGTCGGCAAGACGAAAAGAGGTCGTGCAATTTCTTGTAGACCATGGCGCAGATGTTAAAAGATCACGTAACTGGCCAGGAGCCACAACGGAACTTATTGGCTCCTTCTCTTTACagaatacatgcatgtactctTGCCTAGTACGCGGAGATGTAGAAATAGCAAGAATACTCATAAAGGCAGGTTTTGATGTGAATTTACAGGACATGCGGCAGTGTTCATCATTATGGCACGCAGCTGATTCAGGAAACTGTGAAATGGTGGATACGATTTTAGAATCTCCGTCAGTAAATATTGAACTACATGACATGACTTATCTGCGTCCTTTACATGTTGCTGCCCTTCATGGAAATGGTAAAATCGTCACCCACTTACTTAGAAAGGGGGCTAACCCTAACGCGTTGCACGTGTTCGGAAACACCCCGCTTATAATGGCATGCAAAGCCAACTCCTATGAGTCCGTACATCAGCTTCTTCTCTATGGTGCAAAAGTTAACACGGGGAGCATATATGGCGTGACACCactttctaaatttttgcacaACCCTCCAACTCTGCAAGACCTACGTATTTTTGACTTACTTCTAAGTGCAGGCGCTAGTGTTCTTGATACGGAGTTGAATGAATGGAAACAACATGAACATTTGCAGATATTTTTGGACCACCCTCAAATTTATGATGCTTTAAAACAGATATCATCGACACCTTCGTCGCTGAAAATTCTAACTTGTAAATATATAAGATTCAGAATTAAAAAGTGTCTCATGAAGAAACAGGCTGATTTTAACATTATCTCAGTCTTAAGTAGTTTGCCTCTCCCCTCTATGCTTAAACAGGAACTATCTCTCGAACTAAATTAG